The Mustela nigripes isolate SB6536 chromosome 8, MUSNIG.SB6536, whole genome shotgun sequence DNA segment GCTAACAAGAGACAGGTCAGGAATATTGGAATCAAGATTtggattttaaaacttaaaagctGGTTACACAGGGTGTTTTCACTTGTGTAACAATCTGGATGtaacacagaaaaatacattCTATTCTGAAAGTCAGTGGCATTTACAAACGGCATATTTGTTCTCAAAAGAAATTAGAATACAGATAGTACATCACAGCAATGATCTGTTTTCTGTAAAATCCTGTTACGCATATGTTGTAAATATTAGGATGGAAATTAAAAGTGTTTCTGTCCAAATTTTGCAGACTGTGGTTCTTATTATCTGAAGGTTTAGGTTATCTTTGCCTGTTTGTCCATTTGTTTATATAAGGTGGTCCTGGCCCCAGttaatgcacttttttttttttttaaagattttatttatttatttgacagagatcacaagcaggcagagaggcaggcagagagagaggaggaaccaggcttcctgctgagcagagaacccgatgcggggctcgatcccaggaccctgagatcatggcctgagccgaaggcagaggctttaacccactgagccacccaggcgccccccccccccagttaatgcatttttaaactacttaatgaaataaattattattaaaaccaTGTGGTAATAATTCTAAGCTTTCAGAAAAACTGTTCTTGTGGGCAGCTAGGCAAAGTCCTGTTTTTAGTAAAATCTTAGGTAGTGTTGTAATGAAACAATCCGTTAATCCGATAGTGGTGAATGCTGTTCTGCGGCCCCTTTTATACGTAACACGGTCTTAAAAGACTTGAACTTTGATTAAGCTAGCACAAATTTCATAATTGCCGTCGGAAATGAAAAACCTTTCCTGTGATGTTAACAACTGGCGTGTAACTTTAGTTCCAAAGAGGTGCTGGGGACCCCTCTGCCACAGTGGGGTGGTGCTGCGGTTCCAGGCACAAGGGACGCAGGAAAGTCCCCTGGTCACTGACTGGGGATCACCACCCCCAGGGTGTTACAGAACGAGTTCCCACCTTATGGGGCACGTGTCCGTTTGCAGCCGTTTTGGAAGTCTCCCGGGTTGGAGCTGAACCTGGTCCCTGTGTTCAGAGGGCAGAAAGGGACTAAGGAAAGGGTCAGGCCACTCCAGCTTGGTAGGTGGCAGTCTCGTAAGCAGAAGACTACACGTGAGGCTCGTCTTGGGTGGCCAGACGACTAGATGCCTGCGTCCACCCTCCTCCTAATCCGGAGAGTTTACATGGAAGCCCTTCTTGGCTGAGCCCCACCTCCCCGTCTCAAGGCCACGTCCTGGCAGCAGCCTCTGggatgggacaggggagggggggcGCGTCCAGGGATGGGAGGCCGAGACGAGCTCACCAGTCGGTCGGCAGTCACGTCTTTCTGAAGACCTTCCTCCCGAACCGCAGGGACCACAGACAAATACTCTTGACTAATTTGGGATGTTTCCAGTAACTTTCACAGCTTTCAGAGGGAGCGGTGGTCTGGGATTACCGCCTTGACAGGCCGTGACTTCGGATGTCATCGCTCACTGCGCCATGGCCGAGTTGGGTCTCCTTGCTGGGTCTTCAAGGCATGCACTTCTCTTGTCCGACACTGACGTTTTGCATTTGTGCACAAAACCTGTAAGGATTTTCTGTTTTGCAGACAGCACTGAGTTCCTTTCCTGTCTCAGAATAAGGTATTTTGGAATAAATAGCACAACCAAATAGGAACTGGCTGCTCTCTGTTCCCACTGTCGTCCGTTCCGGTTCCCTCATGTTACACAGGTTCCGGATTTGCAGGCTTCATTTTGGCCAAACTTAGGATACTGTTTGCTGACACAAGTCTTCAGTCATCTGCCCCACCTCAGACGAGCTTCCGTCTTGGAATCAGGCCCCTGTGACCCAGGTCAGCACCCACTCTTGCTCCTTGGCTGCATCCCCCTGTGTGGACTCGCTTTCAGTTTCCAAAATGCTGCCCTTCTTCTCAGGATGAAGTGAAATGCTGCCGTAAAGGCAGATCTgaagtggctcagtcgttaagcctctgccttccactgagtcatgatcccagggtcctgggatcgagtcctgcctcgggctccctgctcagcagcgagtctgcttctccctctgcccctcacccctttcGTGTTTTCTCTCAAACGAAAAGAAAAGGGCAGATCTGAAGGTGGTAGAGTGAGACAACTGTGCAAAGCCCTtgagggaagggagttggggaccTGCCACCTCCACCTTCAGGCATTTGGGTCCAAGGGTCCAGGTCTCAGGCTCGGTGGGACATGCGGCCCTTGCTTTCCTGGGCCGCCTCCACTCCTGAGGTCAGAGGTGTAGTGCCTGTTACTTCTCTGCTTTGAGAAGCTGGCACAGCGCCTGGCCTGTCAAAACGGTTTCTAGAAAGTGCATAGCGGGAGCCTGTGGAAAACCATTTCTCTGGCTCACTGTCCTGGGTCCGGGCCTCAGCCGCTGGTGGGCAGACGTCCCGCGAAGCcgtcaaccctgagatcacaaaatACCGGGGCAAAGAGCCTTCTGCTGCGGCAGCCGCAACCATCCCAGCAGCTCTGGGGCTGCTGTCTGGTGTGCAGCATGGCTCCctgttttcttgaaaatatttacaatcacgactttgaaaaatcagtaaaataaaacttttatttgcaGTTATCTCCAAAGTTACAGAGGAATGGATCAAATGTCCCAATTAGTTTCACTGACTGCATAAAATGTTCACAACCACTTCATAGAAACTGTAGTTTCTCCTAAGTTAACAGAGTATTTGGGATGGACGCATCACATCTAAATGGTTGAATCCCTAAGCATGAAGGAGGAACGGCCAGAGGCGGAAGTTGGAGCTGGCGAGTGTTTTACTGGAACAGGACACCCTGCCGTCTGTCCGAGGCCGCCCAGccacctccctcaccccacccagcCACCTCCCTCACCGTGGGGCGCTGGGAGAGGCCCGCCCGTGCCAGAGGCGCAGGAGTGCGGACTGAGAAACGGGTTATCAGAGCAAGAACCCAGATGAGGAGAATCTTTAGTTGACAAATATTTAAAGTGATGAAAGGGTCtcaagaaaggagaagaaggtaGACAAGTTCTGAATGGAAGCGCTGGCAGCCCCTCCTCCTGGCAGCCTCGAGGGGCTCGCGTGGGGCTCGCGTGGGTCACGAGCGCAGACGCCCGTGCGGACCAGCGGTGGTTCCCACAGACAGCAGGAGTGAAGCCTCGTCCTGGCAGACAAGGCAGGAAACCCCGAGAGAAATCAGGCCGATCAGCTCATAACCATTCCCTTTCCATCCTGGGCTGGAAGGACAGACTAAAACACCACATTTTTAGGTACTTTTTCACCGTCCTCCTGAAGTGCAGGGAGACCGCCGAGCAGCCTGTGCGGGGAAGACGGGGAAGGAGCCGTGTCCTCGGCAGCACCCACGGGAGCCACGGGGGGGACTGAGGAGAGCAGGGCCTCCAGGCAGCCCTCAGGAGCGGGAGATCTTGTCCGGAGGCATGAACCCCGTGTCCCCAAGGGTCCTGAGCGCCACTCGGCCATCTGGCCGGACCACCAGGTGGGTGATGCTGCCGTTGTTGAGTGACAGGCGGAGCCAGCCTTCTGGAGGGAACTGCAGCGCCCTGGGAAGACAAAGAACATGCTAGAACATGCTTCGCCACCAAAATGGGCTGGGGTTGGGACAACGCTAGCGGCCCCCAACCCTGTTAAGACCTTGGAGCAGACTGTCTTGGGGCTGGGACCCATGGAGGTAAGCTTTTCAAGCAAGGGGTTTCTTGGAAAGGAGCTGCTGGGCTGACACCATCGCATCCAAATGAGGGGCGCGGTGACGGCCCAGCCCCTCTTTGGGTCAGGGGATCCACCCAGCTCAAGTGTGTGAGTCAGAAATCCCCAGCTTCTTACACGGGCATGGGGTTGAACTTCCAGTGTCACCAAAAGGGGGCCAGGGCAGCCGGGCCGTGCGACAGAGCAGACCCGCTCCCGACCCACTCTCCCCTAGGAACGGGGCCCCAGAGCCTTTCCTTGCTCTCCGACGCACATTCTAGGTGCAGTATTTGCCAAAAAGCCCAGTACCATTACAGCTTCCCCGAGTCATCAGACGTCTTTGTGCCCTAAATGTCCACACGGACGAGGGGCATCCCCACGGCTCACACTGCAGCCTCGGGAACTACCTCCGTGCGcgctttttctctccctcaccaTTTCCAGAACGTCCTCACGTATAGTGACAGGGATGCTCTGGCTCCTTCTAGCCCTTTACGGCACACAGGTCACCTCTACTCCAAGTCCCCAAACACTTCCGGTGTTCTTGGCATTGGGGTCCCTTCTAGTGGCTGCTTAGGTCAGCCTGTCCCAGGGTGTGTTCTAACATGGTGTTTCCACACGCAAAATGCCCAGAGCAGCCAACCGGGACAGTGTGCGCAGGAGCTCTGAGGTCAGCTTCCCGGGAGTGCTTATTTGGAGGGTGTGGCGCCCGGTCCCAGGCCCACGCCTCTTTCCCAGCAGCCACTCCACCTGGCCTGGAGCCCTGTGAGCACCTGAGAAGCCTGGCTCCTGGCATCCTGGGCTTCTCACCAGAGGCTGTGCACATGACCCTGGAGGGGAAGTGTgtgccccccctgcccccagccctgacGACAGGCCCAAGGGTCAAGCACagtgagcagggaccctgagtcTGGACTTGGACAGTGCCACAGGCCAGCCAGCAGGCTGTGTCCTGTCCTGCCACGGACAGACATGTCACACAAGAAGGGGACATCCCTCAGCTGTTGAAATGCCCGACACATGCTTCCTAATGGACCCAGAGGGTGGCTGGGGTCTCAGTCCTTTCAAATTCTGTACTGAGCTTCGGTCAGATATGTAGCACCCAGCGGGCCTGGCTGCCCCAGCCTGCGGGCCCACGTCTGCGACTCGGGGCAGGGGTCACTCATGGGGGCTCTGGAAGCTGCATTAGTGCCGGGAAGCGAGGCAGGTCCAGAGGACACAGCAGCCTCCTTCCGGAGCCCAGGAGCCAGAGCAGCGAAGTGACCAGCATGGTGATGGGTCACAGCCCACAGCGCCGAACACAGATCGGCCAGTCCGTGCTCCTGTAGGCGAATGGGCGGAGAGTAAGAGTGAGCGCACAGAAGACTCTCAATTAATGACCGAGGACAGGATGAGGCAAACGCAAAGCCATCACTAGCCAAGCATCCTCCGTCACGGCAGGACCCACCGACGAGCTAGATCCAGCTGCTAcgagctggagggagagaggatctggACCGTCTCCCCAGATGCTGGCCAATCCCCGAGGGGGACACACCACAGTGCGGTGGCCGAGGTCCAGCGCCCAGGGCCTTGACCAAGGGACCACGCGAGCGTCACCCGGACTGTGCCACTGGCTTCGGGCACCCCAGCCCGCGCTGGCACCGGCGGGCTGCGTGGGTGCTCTTCCACCAAACAGGCATCGTGGTGAAAAACTCCGAACGGACGTTTCACCAGAAGGCTGGCGGGGGCCTCCTGGGCAGATGAGCGGGCGCACAGGCCGGCGGGAGGGAAGGTGGGGCCCGGAGCCCTCGGTCGCCCTCACCGGCACACGATGTAGCGGATGACGTTGGCGTGGCAGATGAAGATCTCGTAGCTGTCTTCCTGCTGCTTAGCGTCCGCCCGGTGGATGTAGTTCCGGAAGGCGGCCTCGATGCGGGCTCCGTCTTCGTAATACTGCTGGGGGCAGCGGAAGGAACCTTAAGTACGGAGGCGGCGCGCAGGCCACGGCTGGAAGGGGATGGGGAAGCGGGCCGAGGGGCGCGGTGGGGGATGCGCCCCGGGGAAGGGGGGTTTTTACCACAGCCTCCGGCTTCCAGTGGGACACGGGAGGGTCGGGCTCGATGGGGGCACCCTCTCTCAGCAGGTCTGTGCTGACCTTGCAGACAcctgtgggagaagcagggactcACGCTGCCCCTTCAGGAGAAGCTGCCCAGGGCCCTCTGCCGTTCTCAGTCCTGCTGCCCAGGGACCCGGGGGTGCCCGGCACTCACCTGGCAGGTGTTTGCTGATGATGTCAGTGGTTTCTATCGCACGGGTCATGGACGAATGGACAATTTTATTAAACTTCAACCCCAGGCTTGCAAGTCGGAGCCCAGTTAGTTCGGCCTGTTCACGACCTTGAAGGGGAAAAACATCAAAGAATTACATGTTGCTGGAGTCCCTCTTTTGTTTACTTCACAAATACTCCAGTCCTTATCAAGTACCATTAGGATTAGggtacaaggggcgcctgggtggctcagtgggttaagccgctgccttcggttcaggtcatgatcccagggtcctgggatcgagccccacatcgggctctctgctcagcagggagtctgcttcctcctctctctctgcctgcctctctgcctgcttgtgatctctgtcaaatcaatcaagcaataaaatgtttaaaaaaaaaaaaaaggattggggTACAGGGGGGCAGACCCTCCTGGAGCTTGGGCCTTCCTGCAGGGGGAGGCATTCAACAGGTGAAATCAATGACGCAGTTACGTTCAGCCCCATagagaagaaatgttaaaacaatGACCAAGGCTGAAGACGACTGAAGTCTGGGGAGGGTCCTGTTACTATTTCTGGGTCCCTCGTGCCCCTTTTATGCAATTTTGTCCTAAGACTGGGTTGCAACGCACCACTGACCCACCAGCTGTGCCATTATCAGAGATGCCAACGGCCTCCGTGTCACTAAGTATGGACTCCTGCAAACACCAATCCTTTTTCTCAACCACAGATCGTAGAATCTAGTTGACAACGCGCTCGGCCAATCAGTGCCGGCTGCATGCGGGAGCGCCGTGGATGCGGCTGTGCTGCTCACATGTGCACCGGCACCCAGGGCAGCTGGGGGCGCCCGGCAAGCTGCGCAACAGGCTGCCAAATGCTTCAGACCGTCTGGATTTCTTCAGTACGGACACAGATGGGTCAGATCGTGTCCGACACAGAAATCTTTACAAATTTAAACTCTATCTCAGCCCACCCTGCGCTCCCTCTCCGGGGAAGATACGCCTGCACGTGGGCACAGAGACTGCGGCCGACGGGCACGCCCAGCAGCGCCACGCGGTCGGCAAGACTTGGCGATGAGCAGTACTTCCCCCGGGAGACGCCGGAGCCGCTGCTGCTGGGTCTCTTTGCCATTAGGAAGCCGACTTTAAGGAGATCTGCAAGTGCTGACCAGAAGGATCTTTGGCAACAAGTTAGGTCAAGCAAAACGGGGTGCACATGGCGTGCCACCAGCAGGGCGTGAGCAAGGAATGCCTCCGCCGGGCTTCGGATCTGATTGTGAGAGCCAccttctatttttgaaaattgagGATGTTTCCAGTGCCTGTCTCATGTCAGTTAGGCTGATGACCTATTGTTAATGACAATTCTTGAATCTCGGCCAAGCCCCTGACCCAGGTCCAAAGGGGCCCAGCACCACCAGGACGGGTGTCAGTTGGGGCTTGAGCCCCAGCACGTACCCAGGGGCGTCAGAGTGCGGTCCTTTTCCAGGGAGGCATCCACGTGGTACTGGGAGTGCCTGATTAGGAAGATGTGTCGTGTGGCCTTGGCTTTGCAGTGGTCCAGCCTGGACGCCAGTTCTTCTTCTCCAGAGTCCAGGTTCCTCTTCCGCAGGTTGACCAGGGACAGTGGTTCTCGCCTAATGTTGAAATAGGAGAGGCATGTCCTTGTGATCCCTGCTCACAAGTCAGCCTTGAGTATTTCTGACAAGACAGTATTTCCATCTTGGGAAAGCGCAGGGACAACACCTGCCCTTTGCACTCTGCCCCCTGCCGCTGGCCCCGGAGAGTCCATCCTCTCAGACCACATCTCGTTTACCACCCAGCTGAGTGCCAGGCCTGTTCTGGGTGAGCAGACGCTGAATGAGACAGAGAAGCGAAGCCCTCGTGCAGCTTCTGTTCTAGTGAGAAGACTGAATAAAACAGCTAGGAGGTAAGTGATGTGCAGAAAACGAAACCCGGTGACAGGAAGGGGTGGCTGACGGAGGACCCACGAGGCCAGTACGGCCTCGCTGATGCAGAGTCTGCAACTGTGCTGTCCAATGTCAGCCACTGGCCATGTGGCtacttaaattcaaaataatgaaaattaaaaatctgactCCATTTCCCTGGTCACACGAAGCACATGTGAAATGGTTCAGTAGCACATGGGATAGTGGTGACCACACTGGACAGCAGGAAGAGAACATTCCAGTTATCATGAAAAGTCTAGTGGGCGGCACTCCTGGAAGGGTGAAGAGCTGAGGGGACGGACGGTGGGGGATGAGGGTGAGGGGCACCAGCAGCCACGACGCTGAGAAACGGCCAAATCTTACGAAGACAGGCATGTCTGGTAGCTCCCAGAACTGAAATTAATAAAGGCTAACGGTCTGTGGGATGGGCGGAGCTAGGAAAAGCGTGTCCTCGAGGGAACGGTGGCAACTCAGGGTCCTGCTGGCAAGCCTGCGGTGTCCTAACAGACCGAGATGCCACACTGGAGCCCAGGGCACTACGGGTACAGACACAGGGAGCCCAGACTGGCTGAGGTTCTCCACGAAAAGGCTCTGGAACTTTCCAGCACGGACGGCCTCCCCCTTTGTAAACCTAGCCTTGGCGAGCAAATACAGTGTGTTGACTTCAACCAATAACGCTGGAGTCCAGTGCTACTTCAATTATGTCCTTTAATCTCAGAAtgaatgtttcctttaaaaaaaaacaaaaaacagagtgcctgggtggctcattcggttgggaagctgccttcggctcaggtcatgatccaagagtaccaggatcgagtcccgaagCGGGTTCctagctccacagggagtctgcctctcctctctcaaataaataaataaaatcttaaaaccaaaaacaccaaaaaccgaGGAAATTTAGAAGACTGTACTGATGTTTGAAAAAGAGAGTATGACCCTGGTCAAATCttgagaaaaacagacaaatcctAACTGAGGGGCATACTATAAAATTCCCGAGTGCCACTCCTCAacctgtcaaggtcatcaaaacaaggaagtctgagaaactgtcacaccCAAGAGAAGCCTGAGGACACATGACTAACTGTCCCGCGGGAGCCTGGAGAGACAACAAATAgctgaaaatggaagaaatctcaaaaaaagtgTGACTATCAGTCAATAATGACATACAGAGATCAGTTCGCCGAACTGTGAAGAATACACTGTACCGGCATCACGAGGCGTTAGTAGAGTAAATCGGGGCAAGGGGTAAGAACTCTCACCTTTCCAGTTttcctgtaaatctaaaactatcataagatttttttagaagattttatttatttatttgacagacagagatcacaagcagcagagaggcaggcagagagagagaggaggaagcaggctcctgctgagcagagagcccgatgcctgagctgaaggcagaggctttaatccactgagccactgaggcgccccaggatgtttttttttttttttaagattttaaacaaagaataccaggggtctctgggtggctcagatggtcacACGtgtgccttctgttcaggtcccgatcccagggtcctgggattgagccccacatggggctccctgctccgcggggaatctggttctccctctccctctgctgcttcccctgcttgtgctctcttgctctgacaAATCACTAAtcaaaatcttaacaacaaaaacaaagaatacctATAAGCTCCCGATACAACTGGGCTGCCCGGATACTAGTGCCGCGCCCTAGtagggaggaggagctgggacCCGGCCAACCAGCGCGCACGGGCCACTGCCAGACTCCAGAGCAGAAACACACCAGCGACCTCTGGACTTCAAAGTTTCTAAGAGGcatatttaaaaactagaaaggCACAGGTGAAATTTCAAAAACTCACTTTATTTAACCCAACGCATCAACAATACTATCACTGCAACACATAAACCATATTAAAAAATCCgcagttttcttaaatttaatccCATTGGCATCAAACAACACCGAAGCAGTTTCCCGGGTGCCCCTTCCCAAGCGCTCCACGAGCACAGGCGGCCACGCACGGAGCGAGACCCGGAGGTTCGGCTCCTATCGCGCTGCCTAGCCGTGTCCCCGCACACCTTCCTGCAAAGCGCTCCCTGTAAGGGCCGGGCCCTCACCTCCGGCCGCACACGCCCGCACACGCCCGCACACCCCCGCACACGCCGTCTCTCCGGCCCGCCGGCCGGGATCCGGGCGCCTTCCTCCGACCCCAGCGCTCCCGAAAGCCAGACCAGGCTGACCGCCTACACGCAGGTCCGAGCCTGTCCCCGCCTGACAGCGACCAcctcgccccgccccgcgcgccaGCCACGGTCCCAGGCCCCGGCGTCCCCCTTCCCCCAGACGACCCTCTGGGACAGGCGAGGCGGCCGCGGTCCCGAAGGGGGGTCGAGGGCGCCCGGGTCACCACCAGCCTCGCGGCCCCCCCGGAAGAGAAATCCGCCCGgagcccgccccgcccgcccctccGCAGAACCGACCACGTCGGGCCGAACGGGGCGGCAGGCGCGCGGGAGGCTCCCCGCCACCGACGACCGGCGCGCCCGACGCCCCCGCGGCCCCCGCACCTGTCCCAGTTGGGGTCCCAGACGCCCGGCCCGGGGCGCGCGGACCCCGCCCACGCCGGCGCCTCGACCACGCGCGGCTCCGCGTCCCCGCCCGCGCGGGGCTTCCCCACCGCCACCGCCGAGAAGAGCACGGCGGCCGAGCCTCCGGCCAGGCCGCAGGCCGCCAGCTGCAGCGCCTGTCGGAACGCCATGCCCGCCTGTTCCGCGCCGGCCCTGCGCAGGCGCTCACGAGTGGACGGCGCGCCGCGAGGGACACGATTCCTCAGGTACCGCTTCCGGCCTGCGGAAGGCGCGGGGCCGGAAGTCCCGCCCCCGGAGCCCGGAGCCCGGGGGACGGGGGACGCCCCGGCCGGTCGCAGAGAGTTTTCGGGAGCGAAGTGGGAGAGGCTTTGCGGGCGTCGGCTCCGAGGCCTTTTCCCGGGTCCTGTGCTGAGGGCCCCGGCGCAAGTCAGGCCTGCCTTCGAGCAGCGAGCGTTGCCGCGGCGCCACCCGTTGGCCCCGCGCTGCCCACGTGGACCCACCTGCCGGGGCACAGCGGGAGCCTGGGagccggcggggggcggggccgcggaggggcgggcgggggcggggccgcggaggggcggggccgcggaGGGGCCGCGGGgcgcgcgtgtgtgcgcgtgtgtgtgagAGACGGACCTCCGTGTCTGTGTGAGAGACCTGCCGGGGACTGTGTGCGTGTGAGAGCGAGACGGGGTGTGGGCCGTGTGCGTGTCACGGGGCGCGTGCGGGAGAGAGCCGCGGGCACGGGGCGCGTGCGGGAGAGAGCCGGGCCGCCGCGGGACCGCTCCCGGCGGAGGCTGCGGGCGGGAGCCGGCGGCGGGACGGACGCGTCTGGTTGACGAGACTGAGCAGCCGCCGCGCGGCTCCTTCACCTGAGGTAAAACCCGCCCAGCGAAACTTCCTGTCGCAACTGCTTCGCTTTGGTTTTGAATTACTTAGTTAATTaacttgtttattgtttgtttttaacgattttatttatttatttatctatttatttgacagacagagatcacaagcaggcagagagg contains these protein-coding regions:
- the PGAM5 gene encoding serine/threonine-protein phosphatase PGAM5, mitochondrial isoform X1, which codes for MAFRQALQLAACGLAGGSAAVLFSAVAVGKPRAGGDAEPRVVEAPAWAGSARPGPGVWDPNWDRREPLSLVNLRKRNLDSGEEELASRLDHCKAKATRHIFLIRHSQYHVDASLEKDRTLTPLGREQAELTGLRLASLGLKFNKIVHSSMTRAIETTDIISKHLPGVCKVSTDLLREGAPIEPDPPVSHWKPEAVQYYEDGARIEAAFRNYIHRADAKQQEDSYEIFICHANVIRYIVCRALQFPPEGWLRLSLNNGSITHLVVRPDGRVALRTLGDTGFMPPDKISRS
- the PGAM5 gene encoding serine/threonine-protein phosphatase PGAM5, mitochondrial isoform X2, which gives rise to MAFRQALQLAACGLAGGSAAVLFSAVAVGKPRAGGDAEPRVVEAPAWAGSARPGPGVWDPNWDRREPLSLVNLRKRNLDSGEEELASRLDHCKAKATRHIFLIRHSQYHVDASLEKDRTLTPLGREQAELTGLRLASLGLKFNKIVHSSMTRAIETTDIISKHLPGVCKVSTDLLREGAPIEPDPPVSHWKPEAVYYEDGARIEAAFRNYIHRADAKQQEDSYEIFICHANVIRYIVCRALQFPPEGWLRLSLNNGSITHLVVRPDGRVALRTLGDTGFMPPDKISRS